atCTGAAATAGAAGTGGATTGGGGGAGCAGGAAAAGGAACAGCTAAATTTCGCGTTTGTGTGCACCACACTGAAGAGGCGTGGCaaatcacgcatacgcactgtaGCGCACTTCACAGCAACTGCCATTACACTTGAAAAAATAGTTGGTGGCTGCAGCTGGGCCACTTATATAGTTTAAGGTTCCAGAGAAATCACCACGTCTCTTCATTCATTAATAAGAGCTTTTAAAAGCATACATCATCCATCACCGATGTATTTCTATGAAAAAGTGATATTATTTTCAGCACTGCATACTTTAAAGCACCATCTTTATTAATGATTTCACAGCCCTAGTAACTTCTTTAAACACAATAATGcagtatttaaattaaagtcaTACGTGCTTATTATTAATCTTAACCCttttaataacattaaaaAAGTTGTAGGTGCAACACGTAcctaatgaaattgtttttttgtcAATACAGTGGGGCAAAAGCAATAAGCAAGGAACATTTTCATTGCCTGGCCATGGCCAAAGACGCCCACCGCAAAACATACTCGCACTCGTgcatttctatatttttaattaaacgcaaAAAGCCCTTTTGGCAACACGCAAAGCGCAGCAGCTGAGGCAGAAGCCCGAGAGCCCATGCTTTCCCAGCAGCCATGGAActgtgggtggaaaatgggaaaatagtAGTTGGGCGGGGTGGGAAAAGTGTGTGCTCGAGCGAGTGCAAAGCAATCGCGACGACAACTTCAAGGTTAAGTCGTCAGCTTTGTTCAGCAAGGAAAACTGGGAGGAAAAGGATTTTCCTCATCGAGGTTACTGACTTGCTGCACAATCTAAGTGGAAATGCAAGGCTGCAGCCGTTAAGTGtattaaaatgttgttttaatTTAGCTAAGAAACTATTTCAAGACGGCGAAAGATGTGACACcttgcaaattgaattgctAATAGAGTGGTTTTCTCACATTGCTCATTAGTATTGAACAGAAGTGTGCATGTACTTAGTTTTTTATACTGGGAAAGGTCAAGaacttaattatattttatagctCATCAATGGTAAGCAATGGAAAagcagattttattttattacaattttcatttagtttCTTTTAAAACTGAAACGAGTTGGGGCTGAAGGAAAAACATCCTAAGACAACTTGAAATGTGTAATGTTCCTTTCAACTCTCTACTTAAAAAACCATAATTCATAACGCGTTGGAATTTCCTTAATTGAGTATGCGTTCGAactgttaaatttaaataaacccGAATAACAATTTCCTGCATTATTACTCGACTTTTTCAGTTATTTCTGGCGTTCCATGAAAAGCAGATTCAATTTGCAGCATCAAATCGTGTTCAGGGGGTCTATCTgtcgtttttattgtttcacCTTTCCGGAGCACCGTATTCGTATTGGTATTGGCAATGGTATTGAAAgtggtattggtattggtattggtattggcCTTCCGTTATGCTGACATTGAGCAGGTTATGGGCCATCGCACGTTTGGGAGCACAGAGAGGAAAGGCCCTATGAAAGGCCaattaatatttcataaagGCGCACGTAGCCAAGAcaatacatacacatacagcTACATATACAGACAGCGAGTAAAAGAGAAGGCAGCACACAAAAATCCCTCAATCACTGCCAATTAATGTCAGACACAGGCACTCATATTTGGCATTCAGCCAGCCATCGAGGCAGCTCGCAACGTCGTacataaaaacaataaatgattTATACATAAAAACAAAGAGCAATGCGCgcaaaagccacaaaaataaaaatcatacacactcacaaacccacactcacacacccataGAAAGGCAGAGACAATGGAAAAGACGGACCAGAAGAGTGAGAAAAATGGAAGAACAACGACCACAGCAGGAGTTGTGAAACGTGAATTTGGTGAATTTTACTGACATATTTCTACAacaattgtatattttattatttgcccGAAATCAAAGCCAAACCGAATAGGAAAAGAACCCTACGGAAGGAGCAACGTTACACAcggaataaatatatatgtacatatatatagatatatccATGATTGGGCTTTACGACTCAATCGAGCGTCCACGAGCTCGAACCATGGATAAAACCATATACAGTTGACTAATGAATTCGCTTTTATGCTATATGTGCAGCATACCTTTTGGGGCAGCTAATTGGGCACCTTAAATTACTCGGTGTCGGTGTACGTGAGCTATCTTTAAAGGCATGCCATTTCTGCCAGTAATTGCTAGTTTTATCAATGGTTTTTGCTATCGATTAATTTGCATAtctattattttcataaataacaGCGAAGTTCGCTTCCTGCCAAAATCACGGCAAAAACCAGTGCACGACAAAACACAAGccgacaaaaaataaacaatttaagtcaatttaaatttctgatGATTTGCAACTGTCAGTCGCGGCCCGGGGAAATTTTTGGGCTGCGAGGCATAAAAAAGAATCAACTAACTCACCACACTATCAGTCACACTTAGTGCACGTTGCACAGTTTCCATTTTGatgagcacacacacaacttGGCCAACGGAAACGAGGCaaagcaacaactacaacggAAAACTGCAAAAATTGGATGGGATTCCTTAAAgttgattttaatttcaattgtaaCTCATTTATTATAAAGCcttctatttatttttcttttttaattcttCTTAAGGCTGGTATCTATTAAATCCTAATCCCGCTAGCCtgaaaattagttttttaatttcaaatttcttttataaatttcagACAATGTAATCTGCTTCCGtgtttttttcagtgcataAACGCAATGTAACAAGCAACGCGCAAGGAAATTTTAacaggcaaaaaataaatatatatgtacgcggcaatatgtatatgtatggtAACTATAGTTTATGCCCGGACGGGAAAAAAACGACATACCCAGAGGGCTTTTCGAGTGCCTCGGTGGGTGGCAAAGTGGGAAAATCGTTGGGAAAATCGCGTGGATGGGGCAAATGTAGATGGCTAGCTAGTTGGTGGCTTGTTCAAAGTGCAAagccgaaaaagaaaacaaaagcaagcaaaaacaaaacgcgGGAGTGCAAACATTTGCACGCACGCACAAATCAAAAcatcaacaaaacaaaaatcgctGGCGAAAACCAGCGGCACGTAGACCCCCCCAGCACTTTTACCCTcacccaccaaaaaaaaaaaaaaccccaacCCCTTTATGTTTTTCATGAAAAGTCTCGGCAACAGTATACGTATTTGACATTTTAAACGGGCCAGTCGCCACTTGTCAATCTTTGTAAAAGTTCGCATTTCACATATTTTCTCGTCCCCTTTGTGaacgtgagtgtgtgtgtgtttttccacTTTCTGGCGATTTTTTAGCCAACTTTTTCCCTATTTTTCCTTATACTTTTTTCccctgcttttttttttgtcaaccAACTCGCATTTCTGCTGGCAAATGGCTTTCCAAACGCCAGTTGCCGCAGTTGCGAGCTCGCAAAGTcagcctaaaagtatgcaaataaaatacgCGCTCTTATCTGTTTGGCATTGGCTTTTGTATGTTGGCCAGGCCAACATGGTCGCCAGCTGATGCCATGTGGCAAAAAGCGTAGCCAAAACaatgttttaaaatgcatttgggCATACTTTGCACGCCGGCACATTGGCAATTGCATTCACATACCATAAGCCGGGTGTTTCCTCATTCCAGTGCCAAAAAACACAGCCCATCTCGGCCAATTCAGCCCTCCACccccatcgccatcgccatcgccagcCCCTACCACTTCCACTGcccttttggccaaacagTTTGGGTGTTTTTGGACCCAGACGACAACCCCGTGCGACTCCAATCAACCAAATTGAAGCCAttggttattgttgttgccacgTACTTGCAACAGTGACATCCTGCCAGTTGCGGCTCATATGTCGCGTGTAGCGCCcagaaagcaaaaagcaaaagcgaagtagttacttttgttttgcgcGAGCGataaagttaagcaaaaaatCACTATTTTGCCGGTCTTGCACTTGGGCATTCAGAGGGCTTAAGGGTATGCCAAATGGCAGGAAACTTTAAACGAAAAGGTGAGTTATTTCAGACTCTGTAGATTGCCATCAGGCAGTTTGAACTTACAGCAGACCCTTCACCATTGTATAAAATGTTTCCCTTGGGGCAGGATTTAAGGGACTACTTGTTTGAAGAACTAAAGTTTATTGGTCACCTATATCATATATTAAACTGAAGACcactatttaaaaatttgtttctttttattatttaatgtaaCTTTCTCAATTATTCATTATACAACTATACTATCTATAAAAGTCGTTTAATATTTCTAAGGCATTATTGGCTACATTTAAAGctcaaattatatttctaACTAAAGAGGacaaatgtaaatgaaaatctaATAAAAACCAATGCTATTAAcctaattgaatttcaaattaatatgCAGAACTGCCCGCTTTCAAATTACACGTAGTATATGAAAGCTATAAACGTTTGTCTGCTCTTATTGTTTGCTATTTTGTTGATGCActcttttaattaatttatccACTTAGTCGAAAAACTTTGAGTGCCACTCATTCAGACGGTGAAGCAAAGTGAAATTTGCATCTGTCTCTAATGTGACAAATTCCCTTGAACTCATTTAACCAGAGATTATCTTTCAATTGCAGCGCTTCTCTGCGGCACTAAAAGTTTATTCCTGAGTCTGTGAAAAGCACGGTATCAGTTACTTCGAGTCTGTAGCATTATACGAACTTGGAACTTCTTTGGCTTTGTCTTCTaaagctgtcagtggcatATATGTCTAAATAATAGAAAAGTTAGTGGCGAAGAAAGCAAAAAGCTGCACGATGCACTGAACTGAACTCATCTCCAAAATTTATATGGAGGAGCTGCGCTGCAAAAATCAAGTATTCGCTCATATGTTAGCTTTATGGCGccattttgttaatttatttcacttgCTTGACagtttgttttcaattttttattttcgctttctattttttgttgtttttgccctCGGTTTGGCTgagttttggtttggtttgctaTGGTTTGGTACAGTTTGCTTTTGTCTTTTGTCGCTGGACACTGGAACACTAAACTTTAtaaagggggtggtggtgggcgaAGGGTTGgctgtttctttttgttttatttttttttttttgggaaataaatattttttcgcaTTCCTTTTGGTGGTGCAGCTAGCCCGCATTTCTCGCTGGTATGGGTGTCGCTGTGGTTTTGACATAAAGTGTGCTTATAAAAAACCGCCAAGTTAGAAGCGCGCCGgaataaaattttttgatGAATGCAACGCtcgctggccaaaaaatgGCGCAAAAATAGCTGATAAATTTGCGCTCCCTCCGCAAAATAAATggttaaagttttaaattgaaattgggCCAAAAGGCAACGCGGAAATTGGGGTGGAGTGCTTATACATATAGTATACGCAAGGTATACGAGCAGCTAAAAAATGTCCATAATAAATATCTCAATCAAAAAAGACAAGCGGGCAAAAAGtagcatccgcatccgcatcagcatcagcatcggAATACAAATATGGCAGACAAATGGAACAAAACCAGATGAATTTGAAGCACTGTTTGCCGATTTTGCTTGCTGataaaacaaaaggcaacaaaaaagcAATGCACAGATTAAAAATCTAAACTAAAAGCAGTGCTGCTGTGCTatggaaaaagggaaaagtaTAAGctgtttccattttccaccaTCAAAGATTTCGCTTCCcattttgttagttttttttacccatttttcGTTTGTTAGATGTTGATATAAAACAAGCGACTAAATAAAAACCGCACTCACACACCAAAACTCTCGAGGGATGTGGATTGGAGTGGGTCCTGGAGCTCTAGGGTTCTGGGGTTCTGGGGAAGGTCCTGTGGATGGATTGAGAGCAGGAGACACACGTACAAGTGCAGGTCCATTTATCTTCTGTCATTGTGCGAGTGTTTCCGTTTTTGTAATGAATGTCCAGCTGTGTGCATTGCCCTGCGGACAAGAAGCTCCTTGCTGCCTCCTTCTCTCTGgttccaaatccaaatccgaatcggGCCCCAGATCTGGCCAATGCAAAGCTAAGGCCAAAGTAAACGAGTCCGGCAGCGAAACGCTTGCTAACACTGAGActaaactgaaactgaatcggaatccgaatccgagtccgAATCTGAAACTGAATCCGGACCAAACCGAATCGGTGCCACTACAATTGTCGCTAGACATTCGCTGAAAGGCGTCCTTTATGTCGCTTGATAAGATAAGCCttgcttaaaatatatattcgttGCTATGTATTTATCTGTACGTGTGTATAGTGCAGATGGCGTAAGATGCGAATGGCAAAGGATACTGCCGCACTGGGTGGATATGCACAGCACTCTTTTCTTTGAAAGAAACACTTACCTAATAAAATGTTGAGACAGAAATGCTGGCCGTAAAAATGTCCATGAGAAATATGCCTACTATGTGGCATTACactcataaataaattcaaattatataaatatatcccTGTTTGTGTATGGtcgtttattaaaaagtaatataaataataataaaataatattatgtttTGCACAGACTAAAAGAAGTACAACTACGGGCCACTCTAATGCAAACTCTTTGTGGAAAAGGAACCGGACATCAAGAAATGGCACAAGTGTGCAACTTGTATGCGGCACATTCTTAATCCGGGTTTTTGTCATTACACTCTCCACTTTTTTTCCGTTCGCTCGCAGATTTGCGTTGTAAGCACTGGCCCGCCCCCTTTGATCCCGCCCCCAATCCGGTCTTCACTGTGAATTAGGCAGATTTTCTCCTCTTTTACTTCCCAATTTCTTTTTTggatgttttctttttcaacaCCAAATCTTCCTTTATTTCCCTCGTTTTTGGCCGAGGAACAGAGGAGCAATTGGAAATAATGCAGTGAGGACAGATGAGCACAAAGACAAGGCACACTGGGCACTGGGCAGTGGGAAATTGAGATGCAGGGTCTTAACACTGGCCAAGAAGGGACGAgaggaaaacggaaaatgggGCAAGGGGCAAAAGGGGCCGAAAGTTTGGACTGAGCTGCTCTGCCAGCCGGGAAAGTAAGCTGCTTGCCGGAAAACTGCAGTTCGGGGCTTATATGCAACCAACTGCAAACTGAAATGCCATCAGCTGTCGGGCTTCTGAGCGAGTATCAGGTATGTTAACCGGCGATATCGAAAGGTTTTATTTTCCCAATATTTGCAGGCAGAAAAAAACTTAACGCACATATCACCAGCTAAAATTGCTGGGACATTGTTTTGTCATTCGAAACTACCTTttggaatttaaataaatagaatgattaccaaaaaaatatttattttcaagtaAACTCGAATAATTTTGTTGCATACAAGTGAAAAATAACATAAGACAATAAGCTATTGTTCAACAAATACGCAgcattgcaaatatttttatgacaCTCTATTTGTCGTGGTTGCGTATATTTATGCTATGATTTTTTCAAGCCAATTGAGTATATTTTCTATAGGAGCcagaaaatatttatcaaaacTATTGCTGCTATAAGCCTTGTGGCCCGTTAAAAGCAAGTGAATAACGTGGCCTTTGTTTTTCGATCTAGTTTCATAATAGGTTCACAAAATGGCGTGGATTTATCCCACATTAAACACATGAATATTACATTGTAATTTTAAGAGTGGTGGCAAGGGTATTTTTTGTATGATTTTGAGCCGCTTCGtctgaaattgattttgccaTAATTTGGCCTGTCAAAATGCTAGCAACTTGGCCAAATTATTTGCTTGATTTTCCCCCCACCAAAAGCTGGTGAGTCCCGCAGGGCAAACGTTAATTCGATTTGAGGGCATCTCTCCACTCGATGGGTATATAAGTATACCCATCTATATATACAGATCCAGTTCCCCGGGTGGCAACCTCAATTTACCCATTTCGGCAGTCCCGATGGCATAAGCGAATTCATCCATTAAAGCTGCCAGCAGCGTACATAAAGCCAAACAATTCCCCTAACTACCCAAATTGATCAATTTCAATTCACTGCAAATAGCCTGGGCGTGATTTGTTGGGGTGGCCCAACAGTATTGCTCGTAATGTCACCCCCTGGTTGGTAATGCTTTGCAATATAAACTTTTTGTACTTTTACGATATAGAGAGCTCTACTTTCTCAGtcacaaaagccaaaaaaaaaacgtatatatatatatatcaaacGACACCTCTGCCAAGTAGCTCACTACAAATTTGTCAAAGCCGGggcaaatcgaaaacaaaGACGTGGAAACGTGCTGCGAAGTAAAAACTCCAATCGCAAACAAAATCACACACCGAACGCAAAAGTTTGCATTTCAAGTCTCCATTTCGCTGCATGAGTTCGAGATTGGGAAAATGGTCAACAATCAGTACAATGGACTTGTGATCTACGGACTGGTGTTGAGCTTTCCTCTCAGAATGGCGCTGTTTGCGGTGTACGTTTACCTGGAGAATTTGCTGGCGATGATGCAGTTGATCCAGGAAGTTCTGATCCTTCAACTCCTATTCCTCTGCATGGTCATCAAATGGGTGTACCTACCGTGGCCAGACAATGGAGCCGCTCTATCGCTGACGTTTCGTACACTGAAAGTCCTCGAGATCTTCCTGACCACCTGGACCATGATGATACACGCGACCACCCAGACGTTGCGCATCCTGTGCTACGGCATCATGCAACTCAGCCGACTATTCCGCATCAGCTCCCAAAGTCGCACCTGGACG
This genomic stretch from Drosophila yakuba strain Tai18E2 chromosome 3R, Prin_Dyak_Tai18E2_2.1, whole genome shotgun sequence harbors:
- the LOC6536974 gene encoding uncharacterized protein LOC6536974; protein product: MVNNQYNGLVIYGLVLSFPLRMALFAVYVYLENLLAMMQLIQEVLILQLLFLCMVIKWVYLPWPDNGAALSLTFRTLKVLEIFLTTWTMMIHATTQTLRILCYGIMQLSRLFRISSQSRTWTIMMQSNKGARR